In Salvia hispanica cultivar TCC Black 2014 unplaced genomic scaffold, UniMelb_Shisp_WGS_1.0 HiC_scaffold_391, whole genome shotgun sequence, one genomic interval encodes:
- the LOC125199138 gene encoding shikimate O-hydroxycinnamoyltransferase-like, translating into MRTTVKESTMVKPLKKTPSGSVWLSNLDLVFSDTYHSRVVYFYRPDRGPGFFDTATLKEALSQALVEFYPYAGRLRRDDNGRIEINCNDEGVSFVEAECDVTIDDLGDFAVPKPHLGLTPTVDYSKGISTFPLLLLKLTRFKCGGASIGLANEHHTSDGISANNLMRTWSEIARGLTTVPTVSLDRRVLSAREPPQPKFRHIEHHPPPSLKAPLDGAAGDPKFSTFKLSRDFINGLKKKCNESSGGVNYTMYEVVAGHVWRCVSIARSLPLDQETKLQFPVDARQRLRPPLPAGYFGNGIFYSGAFALVGDLVSKPLRFAVEIVHEAIARMDDEYMRSALDYLELHMRNVEGIVRSQNNVKCPNFGVTSWVRLPVHKAEFGLGKPVFVGPGGALSEGKSFLYPDQENEEILLLAITLHEQHMERFQKLLYDKDSCILPEI; encoded by the exons ATGAGGACTACAGTGAAGGAATCAACAATGGTAAAACCATTGAAAAAAACACCGAGTGGAAGTGTGTGGCTCTCCAATTTAGACCTAGTTTTCTCCGATACCTACCATAGTCGGGTGGTCTACTTCTACCGCCCCGACCGCGGCCCCGGCTTCTTCGACACCGCTACGCTCAAGGAAGCTCTGAGCCAGGCCCTTGTTGAGTTCTACCCGTATGCAGGCAGGCTGAGAAGAGACGACAACGGCCGTATTGAGATCAACTGCAACGATGAGGGGGTCTCTTTCGTGGAGGCAGAATGCGACGTCACCATCGATGACTTGGGTGATTTCGCCGTCCCCAAGCCCCACCTCGGCCTCACCCCCACCGTCGATTACTCGAAAGGAATTTCCACTTTTCCGCTTCTTCTGCTTAAG TTAACTCGGTTCAAATGCGGCGGAGCGAGCATAGGTTTGGCCAACGAGCATCACACGTCGGACGGGATTTCGGCAAACAATTTGATGCGGACGTGGTCGGAAATCGCTCGCGGCCTAACCACCGTCCCTACTGTTTCCTTGGACCGGCGCGTCCTCTCGGCGCGCGAGCCCCCGCAGCCCAAGTTCCGCCACATCGAGCACCACCCCCCTCCGTCGCTCAAAGCCCCTCTCGACGGCGCCGCCGGTGACCCAAAATTCTCCACTTTCAAGCTCAGCCGCGACTTCATCAACGGGCTCAAGAAAAAATGCAACGAGAGCAGCGGCGGCGTGAATTACACCATGTACGAGGTAGTGGCAGGCCACGTGTGGCGCTGCGTGAGCATCGCCCGCAGCCTGCCGCTGGATCAGGAGACGAAGCTGCAGTTTCCGGTGGATGCGCGGCAGAGGTTGCGGCCCCCTCTCCCGGCTGGCTATTTCGGAAACGGGATCTTTTACAGTGGCGCATTTGCTTTGGTTGGGGATCTGGTGTCGAAGCCGTTGAGGTTCGCGGTGGAGATAGTGCACGAGGCTATTGCTCGAATGGACGACGAATACATGAGGTCTGCTTTGGATTACTTGGAGTTGCATATGCGGAATGTGGAAGGCATTGTTCGAAGCCAAAACAATGTGAAATGCCCCAATTTCGGGGTGACGAGCTGGGTAAGGCTGCCAGTTCACAAGGCGGAATTCGGGTTGGGGAAGCCTGTTTTTGTGGGTCCCGGCGGTGCTCTCTCGGAAGGAAAGAGTTTTCTGTATCCTGATCAGGAAAATGAGGAGATCTTGTTGCTTGCAATCACGCTGCACGAACAACATATGGAACGATTTCAGAAGTTGCTATACGACAAAGATTCATGCATCTTGCCGGAAATTTAA